A window of uncultured Fusobacterium sp. genomic DNA:
CTATTTAGTGCTACTTTATTTTTAAAAAATAAACTTCAAGTTTCTAATGAACTTAAAGCTGGTATTATGGAACTTAGCTTGGATAGAACCATAACTAATAAAAAGCTTTTAATTCAATCTATTACAGTTTTTTCTTTAGTAATCATTGGATTTTTAACTAATAGCTTTACTCATATTGGTTTAGCTGTAATTGCTATAACTGGAGCTGCTATTTTAGTTTTTTTAAGTAAAAAGAAACCTGAAGAAGTTTTTACAAAAGTAGAATGGGACACTTTATTTTTCTTTGGAGGTTTATTTATTTTAGTTGATGGAATAGAGAATTTAGGAGTAATTACTAAATTGTCTGAATATTTAATATATTTTACTGAAGGAAATCTTAAATTTACATCTAGTTTAATTCTTCTACTATCGACATTTTTATCTCCAATAGTCGGTTCAATACCTCATACTTTATCCTTTGGAAAAATACTTGTAGAAATCACACCTAATTTTCAAGGTGATACACAAGTATTGTGGTGGGCATTATCACTAGGAGCTTGTTTAGGGGGAAATATGACCATAGTTGGAGCTGCTGCTAATATTGTAGGTGCTTCTGTTGCTAAAAAAGGGGGAATAGATATATCCTTTGGAGAATTTTTTAAATGGGGAGCTATTATAGTTGGACAATCTACTATTTTAAGTTTAATATATCTCTATTTAAGATATTAAAATAAAATTGAATAGAAATAAAAAATCAAGAATAGCAAAGAAAATATTTTTTCAAAGTCATTCTTGATTTTTATTTTTATTTATTTATTAGTTCGACTATTTTATCAACATCTTTAATTTTAGTCAATTGATCTCTAAAATTATTATCTAGAATTTTTTTAGATAGATCAACTAGAATATTTACATGCGTTGTTCCCTTTTCACTTTCTGGAATAGCTAACATAAATATTGTTTTTACTTTTTCATCATTTTCTAAATTCCAAACAACTGGTTTTTTTAAAGTTGCAAAAGCAATTGCACCTTTTTTTACAGTTACAGCCTTACCATGAGGTAATCCTATATCATAACCAACTGTTGTAGCTGCTATCTCTTCCCTTTCAAAAAGTGATGTTAAAAACTCATCATAATCTTCAACTATTCCTGCTGTTACCATTTTTTGAGCTAATGTTTTTATAACATCCTCTTTTGCTGTACAATCTAAATCCAATACAATTAAGTCTGCTGTAGTTAATCCCATTATCTTCTTCCTCCTAATTAAAACCTCTTTTTATTTTTTGTTACTTGTTATTATATTATACTATATTTTAATAAATAAAAAAAGAGGAGTATTTCTACTCCTCGTATCTAACTAATTATTAAACTAGCTCGATTATAGCCATTTCAGCTGAGTCACCTTTTCTAACAGTAGTTTTGATGATTCTTGTATATCCACCATTTCTTTCTGCATATTTAGGTGCTATTTCGTTGAATAACTTAGCTACTACTTCTTCATTTCTTAAGAAAGCAAATGCATTTCTTCTAGAAGCAAGAGTATTTTTCTTTCCTAAAGTTATCATTCTCTCAGCAAATTTTCTTAATTCTTTTGCTCTAGTTACAGTAGTTTCTATTTTCTCTACACTTAGTAAAGATATAGTTAAGTTTTTTAGCATAGCTTTTCTGTGGTCAGCTCTTCTACCTAACTTTCTATATGATTTATTGTGATTCATTTAGTTAGCTATCCTCCTTATTATCTTCTTACTCAGGAGATCCATTTTGATTTAGATCATATCCTAATTCTTTCATCTTCTCTAGGATTTCATCTAATGATTTTCTTCCTAGATTTTTTATTTTTAGAAGTTCGTTAAGCGATAATTTTGCTAATTGGCTTACTTCTTCTATTCCAGCTTTCTTTAAGCAGTTAAATGATCTAACTGTTAAATCAAGCTCTTCTATTTTAGTATTTAGAATATTATCATCTTTAGAGTGAGTAGTTGAATCTTCCTCTTCGTCCTCTATATCAGTTCTTAGATTTTCCATTCTGTTTCCTAACTCTAAGAAAGGATCAAAGTGTAATTTTAATAACTCAACTGCATAAGATAATGCATCTCTAATTTCAATGCTTCCATCTGTTTCTATATCTAAAGTCAATTTGTCGAAGTCAGTCATTCTACCAACCATTGTATCTTGGATAGTATATGATACCTTTCTTATTGGAGTATAGATAGCATCTACTGCTATATAGTCAACTGGCCAATCTTTTTTCTCGATATCTTCTGATACAACAAATCCTTCTCCAGTATCTACAAGAAATTCCATGTCAAGTTCTCTATCTGTAGTTATTGTACAAATAACTTGTTCAGGATTTACTATTTCTATTCCTACATCAGGTATTATATCAGCTGCAGTTACTGTTTTAGGACCTTTTACAGAAAGAGTCATTTTTCTCTCTCCACTTGTTTCAGTCTTAACAACTATCTCTTTTATATTTAAGATAATTTCAGTAACAGCTTCTTTTATTCCTTCCATAACAGAGAATTCACTTAATACACCATTAATTCTCACACCTTTAATAGCAGCTCCTGGGATAGACGAAAGTAAAACTCTTCTCAAAGCATTACCAACAGTATGCCCATAACCTCTATATAAAGGCTCAACAATATATTGACCTTTAAATTCATTCTCTTTTACTTCAGTTATATTGATACCCCTTGCATGTTTTTCAATCTTTAACATTTAATCAACTCCTATTAAAAGGGCTTATTATCTAGAGTAGAACTCAACTATTAATGACTCGTTTAAATCGAAATCTAAATCGTCTTTAGTTGGGTTTTGTAAAACTTTACCAGAGAAAGCAGCTTTATCTAGCTCTAACCAAGCTGGTACAGTTGCATCCTCTACAGATGTTTTAATTATATCTAAGTTTTTAGAATTTTCTATTATAGAGATAACGTCTCCTACTTTTACTCTGTAAGAAGCGATGTTAACTCTTCTTCCGTTTACAGCTACGTGTCCGTGAGAAACGATTTGTCTAGCTTGTCTTCTAGTTTTAGCAAATCCTAATCTGTAAACTACGTTCTCTAATCTTCTTTCTAAGTATTCGATTAAAGTTAAACCAGTTACACCAAGTTTTCTTGCTGCTTCCTCGTATATCTTTCTGAATTGTTTTTCCATTACATTATATATGAATTTTGCTTTTTGTTTTTCTCTTAATTGAACTGCATACTCTGTAGGCTTTTTATTTGCATTTGGTCTTGGTCCTCTTTTAGAAGATTTGTTAACTCCTAAAATTACTGGATCAATTCCTAGCGCTCTACATTTCTTCAATACAGGCTGTCTATTTCTTGCCATTTTCTAAATATTCCTCCTTTGTATTCAATTTGCCGCAATGATTTTCAAAATAAATAAGTGAGACTACACTCTTCTTCTTTTTGGTGGTCTACATCCATTGTGTGGGATAGGAGTAACGTCTGTTATTTTAGTTACTTCTAATCCAGCTGCTTGTAATGATCTGATACAAGCTTCTCTTCCTGATCCTGGACCTTTCACTCTTACTTCTACTTTTTTCATTCCATTTTCCATAGCTATATTTGCTGCTTGTTCAGCTGCGATTTGAGCTGCAAATGGAGTTCCTTTCTTAGTACCTTTGAAACCAGATGTTCCTCCTGATTTCCAACTTACAACTTTACCTTCTGCATCAGTAATAGCAACTATTGTGTTATTAAAAGTTGAATGTATATGGGCAACTCCGTTAGGAATATTTTTAACTTTCTTTTTAATCTTAGCTACCTTCTTTTTAGCCAACTTAAGCTACCTCCCTTGCTAAATTATAAAATTCTATAATTCCTCTAAAATACTCGATTACTTTTTAATAGGTTTTTTTGGACCTTTAACTGTTCTTGCGTTAGTTTTTGAACTTTGTCCTCTTACAGGTAGATTCATTTTGTGTCTTAATCCTCTGTAACATTTGATATCCATAAGTCTTTTTATAGAAAGTCTTACTTCTTTTCTTAGGTCTCCCTCTACTTTAATAGTTTCTACAATAGCTCTGATTTTGTTTACTTCTTCTTCAGTTAAGTCCTTAACTCTTGTATCAAAGTTAATTCCAGCTTCTGTTAAGATTTTTTGTGAAGTTGGTTTTCCGATTCCGTAAATGTAAGTTAAAGCTATCTCAACTCTCTTGTTTCTTGGGATATCTACTCCTGCTATTCTAGCCAAAATTGTTTCCTCCTCTATCGAAAATTTTATATATTTTGCTAGTAATATGAACTAGCTCAATACTTTCGTCGATATGTTCCGTTTCCTAAATTCGGAGATGGCCCTACAGCCAACATATCTTTACAGTACT
This region includes:
- a CDS encoding ArsB/NhaD family transporter, whose translation is MELLKFIFGIIIFIVTFYFIISEKYPKSIVTIIGGALMIFLQIITEEEALATIGYNLEIIFLLIGMMLIVEIMSETGIFQWVAIKIAQLVRGNPIKILVFTSIITAIFSAVLDNVTTILLVVPVTIFLAKRLEVDPKPYVLLQIFASNIGGTATMIGDPPNLIIASLSGLDFNDFIFNLTPFIIINMAVLLFSATLFLKNKLQVSNELKAGIMELSLDRTITNKKLLIQSITVFSLVIIGFLTNSFTHIGLAVIAITGAAILVFLSKKKPEEVFTKVEWDTLFFFGGLFILVDGIENLGVITKLSEYLIYFTEGNLKFTSSLILLLSTFLSPIVGSIPHTLSFGKILVEITPNFQGDTQVLWWALSLGACLGGNMTIVGAAANIVGASVAKKGGIDISFGEFFKWGAIIVGQSTILSLIYLYLRY
- a CDS encoding PTS sugar transporter subunit IIA; translated protein: MGLTTADLIVLDLDCTAKEDVIKTLAQKMVTAGIVEDYDEFLTSLFEREEIAATTVGYDIGLPHGKAVTVKKGAIAFATLKKPVVWNLENDEKVKTIFMLAIPESEKGTTHVNILVDLSKKILDNNFRDQLTKIKDVDKIVELINK
- the rplQ gene encoding 50S ribosomal protein L17, coding for MNHNKSYRKLGRRADHRKAMLKNLTISLLSVEKIETTVTRAKELRKFAERMITLGKKNTLASRRNAFAFLRNEEVVAKLFNEIAPKYAERNGGYTRIIKTTVRKGDSAEMAIIELV
- a CDS encoding DNA-directed RNA polymerase subunit alpha gives rise to the protein MLKIEKHARGINITEVKENEFKGQYIVEPLYRGYGHTVGNALRRVLLSSIPGAAIKGVRINGVLSEFSVMEGIKEAVTEIILNIKEIVVKTETSGERKMTLSVKGPKTVTAADIIPDVGIEIVNPEQVICTITTDRELDMEFLVDTGEGFVVSEDIEKKDWPVDYIAVDAIYTPIRKVSYTIQDTMVGRMTDFDKLTLDIETDGSIEIRDALSYAVELLKLHFDPFLELGNRMENLRTDIEDEEEDSTTHSKDDNILNTKIEELDLTVRSFNCLKKAGIEEVSQLAKLSLNELLKIKNLGRKSLDEILEKMKELGYDLNQNGSPE
- the rpsD gene encoding 30S ribosomal protein S4, which translates into the protein MARNRQPVLKKCRALGIDPVILGVNKSSKRGPRPNANKKPTEYAVQLREKQKAKFIYNVMEKQFRKIYEEAARKLGVTGLTLIEYLERRLENVVYRLGFAKTRRQARQIVSHGHVAVNGRRVNIASYRVKVGDVISIIENSKNLDIIKTSVEDATVPAWLELDKAAFSGKVLQNPTKDDLDFDLNESLIVEFYSR
- the rpsK gene encoding 30S ribosomal protein S11; the protein is MAKKKVAKIKKKVKNIPNGVAHIHSTFNNTIVAITDAEGKVVSWKSGGTSGFKGTKKGTPFAAQIAAEQAANIAMENGMKKVEVRVKGPGSGREACIRSLQAAGLEVTKITDVTPIPHNGCRPPKRRRV
- the rpsM gene encoding 30S ribosomal protein S13 produces the protein MARIAGVDIPRNKRVEIALTYIYGIGKPTSQKILTEAGINFDTRVKDLTEEEVNKIRAIVETIKVEGDLRKEVRLSIKRLMDIKCYRGLRHKMNLPVRGQSSKTNARTVKGPKKPIKK